Proteins encoded by one window of Candidatus Bathyarchaeota archaeon:
- a CDS encoding phospholipase D-like domain-containing protein, whose product MAQAPSIVSEIDLLKETGAEKNCELIIFTTFSFDPHFFDNIVLKKLRKDNPIARIVVVADSNHIDFEKRTYETGREYRLILAPPTFHPKIFLFCSNKTGKTLIGSHNLTLSGFSNNLELSCKIDNRDITIEFLEIIKNLLSKLLSLDDPIFTDIDKQLQNKFIRGQTDLYTITNLELPILDQTLLKITKLDPKIRTVKIVSPFYSEPRKLIEKITNATKAEKVQICVQKNNHTLSSDEIKNLLHVEPLEIQAKQKRRIHSKIILFEGTKKLALVGSPNFTTAALNEIYQVGRSNLEIAVLVDGEKINSLLSELSYLSITMDEIDDSRMKNNQWLAGHYTHHIVTSIYDPFGYLHIEFASSPSLSGTYAELKSMKNEINMIDIGSSEKVEGRKLTFNCPVKLEPGTLLTIYSNAGLQVSNVSIVNILRSITDIMPIYNTMSPDQIIKTLAKASTFEDLVRLTISLWNPPEKTATSSEKQTSEDNSQPDILPSSWGRSQARKDILDILEELYSLTSSRANYPTGLASTTNYSKEDIVDIKNRIRRIPLKFTKCFENYKLKTDNSSSVYSIYLLYSIRLSEVLSKILQTDIQELLQREALLNFNTLIRNYGISLGDNSKLLSLLLYLESHSGLKLDEKLLLKLTSNIRINELNLFNTSYLEEMSIELNKKQDLYDIAEQLTISIIKSKGNLWENIQINPEIENKIFDYYQSIIPECKQIPKPVFMKAVTGIDVINLYGYGVYPRTEADGLPSFTTQIPLNEVLEKTLQIIKGNHINLNNESLTAILLNKLRKEDLRTILAFTLERGKARFTPGRIILKFRKQNEPKLAATR is encoded by the coding sequence ATGGCTCAAGCACCAAGTATAGTTTCTGAAATTGATCTCTTAAAAGAGACAGGGGCTGAAAAAAACTGCGAACTAATAATCTTTACAACCTTCTCTTTTGATCCTCATTTCTTTGACAATATAGTTCTTAAAAAATTAAGAAAAGACAACCCAATAGCCCGAATAGTCGTAGTTGCAGATTCAAACCACATCGATTTTGAAAAAAGAACTTATGAAACTGGAAGAGAATATCGGTTGATATTGGCGCCACCAACGTTTCACCCCAAGATATTCCTTTTTTGCAGCAATAAAACTGGCAAAACCTTGATTGGAAGCCATAACTTGACGCTTTCCGGTTTTAGTAACAATCTTGAACTGAGCTGTAAAATTGATAACAGAGATATCACAATAGAATTTCTAGAAATAATCAAAAACCTTCTTTCTAAACTACTCAGCTTAGATGACCCAATTTTTACTGACATAGATAAACAACTGCAGAATAAATTTATTCGTGGACAAACTGATCTTTATACAATAACAAATCTGGAACTTCCCATATTAGATCAAACATTATTAAAAATAACAAAACTAGACCCAAAAATCAGAACCGTCAAAATAGTGTCACCGTTCTATTCAGAACCAAGAAAACTAATTGAGAAAATAACTAACGCAACTAAAGCTGAAAAGGTGCAGATTTGTGTCCAAAAAAATAATCACACCCTTTCGTCTGATGAGATTAAGAACTTACTTCATGTTGAACCGTTAGAAATCCAAGCAAAACAAAAAAGGAGAATACACTCAAAAATTATTCTTTTTGAAGGAACAAAAAAACTTGCTTTAGTCGGTAGTCCAAATTTTACTACTGCAGCCCTTAATGAAATCTATCAAGTGGGCAGAAGCAATTTAGAAATTGCAGTTCTAGTGGATGGTGAAAAAATAAATTCCCTACTCAGTGAGCTTTCCTATCTTAGTATAACAATGGATGAGATTGATGATTCACGTATGAAGAATAACCAATGGCTCGCTGGTCATTATACGCATCATATTGTTACGTCAATTTACGATCCGTTTGGCTACTTACATATCGAGTTTGCATCAAGCCCGAGTCTTTCTGGAACCTATGCTGAATTAAAATCAATGAAAAACGAGATTAACATGATAGACATAGGAAGCAGCGAAAAAGTTGAAGGCCGCAAACTAACGTTTAATTGCCCTGTTAAGCTAGAGCCTGGTACGCTACTTACGATCTACTCCAATGCAGGTCTCCAAGTTTCAAACGTCAGCATTGTCAATATTTTAAGAAGTATCACAGACATAATGCCGATTTACAATACAATGTCACCCGACCAAATTATAAAAACTCTGGCAAAAGCGAGCACCTTTGAAGACTTGGTCAGATTAACTATTTCATTATGGAATCCCCCTGAAAAAACCGCCACCAGTTCTGAGAAACAAACAAGTGAAGATAATTCACAACCAGATATTCTGCCAAGTTCTTGGGGAAGAAGTCAAGCTCGAAAAGACATCTTGGACATTTTAGAAGAGCTTTATTCTTTAACTTCGTCTAGAGCCAATTACCCGACTGGTTTAGCCTCAACTACAAACTATTCAAAAGAGGATATAGTCGATATTAAAAACAGAATTCGAAGGATTCCTCTAAAGTTTACAAAGTGCTTTGAGAATTATAAACTTAAAACAGACAACAGTTCTAGCGTATACTCAATCTATCTTTTGTATTCCATTAGATTAAGTGAAGTCTTATCCAAAATTCTGCAAACTGACATTCAAGAACTATTACAGAGAGAAGCCCTTCTTAACTTCAATACACTAATTCGAAACTATGGGATTTCATTGGGTGACAACTCAAAATTGTTATCTTTACTACTTTACTTGGAATCACATAGCGGATTAAAACTCGATGAGAAGCTTCTACTGAAGCTTACATCCAATATTCGAATAAATGAGCTTAACCTATTCAATACCTCTTATTTAGAGGAAATGTCAATTGAGCTAAACAAAAAACAGGACTTGTACGACATAGCAGAACAGCTAACAATTTCCATAATAAAATCAAAAGGTAACCTATGGGAAAATATTCAAATAAATCCTGAAATTGAAAATAAGATATTTGACTATTATCAATCGATAATACCGGAATGCAAACAAATACCGAAACCAGTTTTCATGAAAGCAGTCACTGGAATAGATGTTATTAACCTCTATGGATACGGCGTATACCCGAGAACAGAGGCAGATGGTCTTCCATCATTTACAACACAAATACCTTTAAACGAAGTCTTGGAAAAGACACTCCAAATAATCAAAGGAAACCACATCAATTTAAACAATGAATCCTTGACGGCAATTCTATTAAATAAACTCCGTAAAGAAGACCTTAGAACAATTCTGGCATTTACCCTGGAAAGAGGAAAAGCAAGATTTACACCGGGGCGAATAATTCTGAAATTTAGAAAACAAAATGAACCGAAACTAGCAGCCACCAGGTAA
- a CDS encoding DUF1385 domain-containing protein: MSQKEQSLAFGGQALIEGIMIRSKKHLVCCVRNPRKEIVVNIKPVTPYSEKHRVLGWPFFRGIVNMVENLYLGMNAIWDSASVAFEFEDEEGTPEKIEFGYKEIALLVAGVVGIMAVFFLVPFLLSTWLKLSGVLFIIVEAVIRLGMFIGYLSAISLWGQYRRVLMYHGAEHKAIHAHEAGAPMDVEHVKQYSRLHPRCGTSFLFIVLIISIVIFTLMPNLGFAINLSYRLLLIPVIAGISYELLRLSAKYKDSPITKVLIAPGLAFQRLTTKEPTDDMLEVSIKAVTETVMLEVASKAVGETAKL, encoded by the coding sequence TTGTCGCAGAAAGAGCAATCGCTTGCATTTGGCGGTCAAGCATTAATTGAAGGCATAATGATTCGCTCCAAAAAACACTTGGTTTGCTGCGTTAGAAACCCAAGAAAGGAAATAGTGGTGAACATTAAACCAGTAACGCCGTATTCTGAGAAGCACAGGGTTCTGGGTTGGCCTTTCTTTAGAGGCATCGTGAACATGGTGGAGAACCTCTACCTTGGCATGAATGCCATATGGGATTCGGCCAGCGTTGCGTTTGAGTTTGAGGATGAAGAGGGCACGCCTGAAAAGATAGAGTTTGGCTACAAGGAAATCGCTCTGCTGGTTGCGGGCGTAGTGGGGATTATGGCTGTTTTCTTTTTGGTTCCTTTCCTGTTGTCAACTTGGCTTAAACTGTCTGGTGTTCTCTTCATAATAGTTGAAGCCGTTATCCGTCTGGGCATGTTTATTGGTTATTTATCCGCCATTTCTCTTTGGGGTCAATATAGGCGGGTGCTGATGTATCATGGCGCAGAACATAAAGCCATACATGCCCATGAAGCAGGAGCCCCAATGGATGTCGAACACGTCAAGCAGTACTCGCGGCTGCATCCTCGGTGCGGCACCAGCTTTCTCTTCATAGTACTCATAATCAGCATCGTCATATTCACGTTGATGCCGAACTTGGGCTTTGCAATCAACTTATCTTACCGATTGCTTTTGATTCCAGTCATAGCAGGAATCTCCTATGAGTTGTTAAGGTTAAGCGCCAAGTACAAAGACTCACCAATCACGAAGGTTCTGATTGCGCCGGGACTGGCATTCCAGCGCTTAACCACAAAAGAGCCAACTGACGACATGCTTGAAGTCTCGATTAAGGCAGTCACGGAAACAGTCATGCTTGAAGTAGCCAGCAAAGCAGTCGGGGAAACAGCCAAACTATGA
- a CDS encoding PQQ-binding-like beta-propeller repeat protein, with product MQILSNKKKNAIIATLLIISFAASFVVFFVPVGAQQQPPTRRSYPIIDAVPNPAGVGEQVLIRTGILMPLGNVTEGWTGVTVTVVKPDNTTETLGPFRTDSTGSTFTIYTPDQAGIYKLTTHFPEQTVPSTFLDLESGNLVLEGTVVQAGTSETINLVVHSEPSVFYPGHALPVEYWSRPIDPQLREWYTISGNWVSRPDNSLALYNDNAPETPHVLWARDLTTGGLTGGLWGPGQVPASAGTGDAYEGKFINSVVMYGVLYYNRMPQGFAGTFQPQKGIYAVDLHSGKELWFRNNTELSFGQIFYFNSFNYDGVFQYLWDASAGTTWHAYDPFTSEWLYSMINVPSGTQYYGPSGEILILQADFANNWMALWNSTACGQQGQDPTGADYGSWGRIVHGRTLDASNPESYSWNVTIPAGLQVSASFFTPILKPYSDRVVGIFFNQTQVRVWGLNIEGVTRASTSASLLFDKTWSAPAEWFAGSNTLHYTGATNQPEDGVIAVWNKELRKHYAFSTETGSFLWETPSENFLNAYGFGNVEHTWYFAYDKLYSTGISGILYAYDLSTGNVAWTYNLTDPYSEPVTGNNWWGWITLIADGKIYMGTIEHSAEQPLPRGAPQVCINATDGSEIWRINGMFRDTRWGGNGVIGDSIIATMDTYDQRIYAIGKGPTKITVSASPGFLPLNSGVMITGSVMDISPGTLDYAIAARFPNGVPAVSDESQSAWMLTVYKQFDHAGNITGVPVILDVIDVNGNFRNIGTTTTDSTGQFKFVWTPDIEGDYIIIATFAGSKAYYGTHTQTYINVGPVAATPIPTAEPPASALEQWLIGGIIVIIIILIIIGAVLAFLIRRR from the coding sequence ATGCAAATATTAAGCAATAAGAAGAAAAATGCTATCATTGCAACGCTTCTAATAATATCATTTGCAGCCTCCTTCGTCGTCTTTTTCGTGCCCGTTGGCGCACAGCAACAGCCCCCTACTAGAAGATCCTATCCCATTATAGACGCAGTCCCCAACCCAGCAGGGGTTGGAGAACAAGTACTAATACGCACAGGCATTCTGATGCCCTTGGGAAACGTCACCGAAGGCTGGACTGGCGTTACAGTAACCGTTGTCAAGCCTGACAACACAACCGAAACGCTTGGTCCATTTAGGACAGACTCAACAGGCTCAACTTTTACAATCTATACTCCCGATCAAGCTGGCATATACAAATTGACTACACATTTTCCAGAACAGACTGTTCCTTCCACATTCCTCGACCTTGAATCAGGCAATTTAGTTCTTGAAGGCACTGTGGTGCAAGCAGGCACCAGTGAGACAATAAACCTCGTCGTCCACTCAGAACCCTCAGTCTTCTATCCAGGCCATGCTCTTCCAGTTGAATATTGGAGTCGTCCAATCGACCCACAGCTTAGAGAATGGTACACAATATCCGGAAACTGGGTAAGCAGACCAGATAACTCGCTGGCACTCTACAATGACAACGCACCAGAAACCCCCCATGTACTGTGGGCTCGTGACTTAACCACTGGCGGCTTAACCGGTGGCTTATGGGGGCCAGGTCAGGTTCCAGCTTCCGCTGGTACAGGTGATGCATACGAAGGCAAATTCATAAATTCAGTGGTAATGTATGGAGTTCTCTACTACAACAGAATGCCGCAGGGCTTCGCTGGCACATTCCAGCCTCAAAAGGGAATATATGCGGTTGACCTCCACAGCGGGAAAGAACTATGGTTTAGAAATAACACTGAATTGTCATTTGGTCAAATTTTCTACTTCAACAGCTTCAACTACGATGGCGTCTTCCAATATCTTTGGGACGCTAGTGCAGGCACTACTTGGCATGCCTACGATCCCTTCACAAGCGAATGGTTGTATAGCATGATAAACGTCCCCTCAGGAACTCAGTATTATGGTCCTAGTGGTGAAATTCTGATACTGCAAGCTGACTTTGCTAACAATTGGATGGCTCTTTGGAACTCAACTGCTTGCGGTCAGCAAGGTCAAGACCCTACTGGTGCTGACTATGGTAGTTGGGGTAGAATAGTTCACGGACGAACACTTGATGCATCGAACCCAGAGAGCTATTCATGGAATGTCACAATCCCTGCAGGACTACAGGTCAGTGCATCATTCTTCACACCAATACTCAAACCATATTCAGACAGGGTGGTGGGAATATTCTTCAACCAAACACAAGTTCGCGTATGGGGACTAAACATTGAAGGCGTGACTCGTGCTTCCACTTCCGCATCGTTATTGTTCGATAAGACGTGGTCAGCACCTGCTGAATGGTTTGCTGGTTCAAACACCCTACACTACACCGGTGCAACTAACCAGCCCGAGGATGGTGTAATCGCGGTTTGGAACAAGGAACTACGCAAACACTATGCATTCAGCACAGAAACAGGCAGCTTTTTATGGGAAACTCCATCTGAGAACTTCTTAAATGCATATGGCTTTGGTAATGTTGAGCACACTTGGTACTTTGCGTACGATAAACTGTACTCAACAGGTATTTCTGGCATATTGTATGCTTATGACCTCAGCACAGGTAATGTTGCATGGACATACAATTTAACCGACCCCTACAGTGAACCTGTAACGGGCAATAACTGGTGGGGCTGGATTACTCTGATTGCTGACGGCAAAATCTACATGGGAACAATCGAACACTCTGCTGAACAACCTCTACCTCGTGGCGCCCCCCAAGTCTGCATTAACGCAACCGACGGCAGTGAAATCTGGCGTATTAACGGTATGTTCCGTGATACCCGCTGGGGTGGCAACGGAGTTATCGGCGACAGCATCATCGCAACCATGGATACCTATGACCAACGTATATATGCAATCGGCAAAGGTCCAACCAAAATTACTGTCTCAGCGTCTCCCGGATTCTTGCCTTTGAACAGTGGTGTAATGATAACTGGTTCGGTCATGGATATTTCACCTGGTACCTTAGATTATGCGATTGCCGCGCGGTTCCCCAATGGTGTTCCAGCAGTTTCTGACGAGAGCCAAAGTGCATGGATGCTCACGGTGTACAAACAGTTTGATCACGCAGGGAATATAACAGGCGTTCCTGTAATATTAGATGTCATCGACGTAAATGGTAACTTCCGCAACATCGGCACAACCACAACTGATTCTACTGGTCAATTCAAGTTCGTTTGGACACCTGACATTGAGGGTGACTACATTATCATAGCTACTTTCGCTGGCTCCAAAGCTTACTATGGCACGCATACACAAACATACATCAATGTGGGACCCGTTGCTGCGACACCTATCCCCACAGCAGAACCTCCGGCATCGGCGCTTGAGCAGTGGCTGATTGGAGGCATCATAGTTATAATCATAATCCTCATCATCATAGGTGCTGTCTTGGCATTTCTGATTAGGCGAAGATAA